In one window of Hyla sarda isolate aHylSar1 chromosome 1, aHylSar1.hap1, whole genome shotgun sequence DNA:
- the LOC130275445 gene encoding uncharacterized protein LOC130275445 yields MSKDANIVPSGMISVSIFVNKSPVSRMHQRLIRHKRTRRGGRRHKRICPYQGTANCNQQQNCAVQTESIKENNKKLVITGHWRWDTLTNIYTLYLTTAHASTARTAFTSHHPTINAYESHPKNTEEKRLHFFIWCQIAPPKPSSSGILMLWRIGGTGSLDGDGAPPSTWPHLALDRAPKIAVLPTSMCVGVPITKMVDGVYVLGPAHAPPRVTRRIT; encoded by the exons ATGTCAAAGGATGCCAATATAGTGCCTTCAGGAATGATAAGTGTGTCTATTTTTGTCAATAAATCCCCAGTGTCTCGAAT GCACCAGAGACTCATTCGCCACAAACGTACCAGAAGAGGAGGGCGGAGACACAAACGGATTTGTCCGTACCAGGGGACAGCGAACTGCAACCAACAACAAAACTGTGCCGTCCAAACAGAATCCATCaaggaaaataacaaaaaattagtg ATCACTGGACACTGGAGATGGGATACACTCACAAATATCTATACACTTTATTTAACAACAGCACACGCCTCTACAGCAAGAACCGCATTTACATCTCATCACCCAACCATCAACGCATATGAAAGCCACCCGAAGAACACAGAAGAAAAAAGGCTGCACTTCTTCATATGGTGCCAAATAGCGCCCCCGAAACCCAGCTCATCAGGGATACTGATGCTTTGGAGAATAGGAGGTACAGGTTCGCTAGATGGGGACGGGGCTCCGCCCTCCACCTGGCCACACCTTGCGCTGGATCGCGCACCGAAGATTGCTGTGCTCCCTACGAGTATGTGTGTGGGTGTGCCCATAACCAAGATGGTTGACGGTGTCTATGTTCTTGGCCCTGCGCATGCGCCACCGCGCGTGACACGCAGGATCACATGA